In Actinoplanes derwentensis, the following proteins share a genomic window:
- a CDS encoding LPXTG cell wall anchor domain-containing protein: MSTVLHGLLAAALAIPAAPAMPAAATPRDCALGNFTAHSQADLARIAILNPGPHAKGQPALADLGLATATGTVDSAAQPYRSVATGRHTGSRVPGLPAGGAFHAEPSRNAPSTKDLARFQVAGLATVGAGRATAHATWDDDYRCGRTGPLTRAATALGGLSVLDGMHAGPHRSSLLTVGPAGSAQSATDLLELGRGRIGVRASAGVALSDLTLFAGTPQQVSIKVVTQPTLEAISAGDRAHSGVTYRPAIVEVKALGKPRHLLKDSGAAVSVGLLGGFEPGNPAELETRISLGQVRQKVGSRQVQAQAAALRIEVRLGATRLLDVALGHLTVEACAPDQIRQGGGARPVSGGGDRPASGGGDRPRPGPGPGDDRPKPFPGDSPDDDSDSPDSDSDSDSDSDSDSPDSPDGDSTDDSPGVTSPSPSPSSSPSPSASRSDTPALVPAPAPGRDTLALTGSDVTAYGYAGGALVLAGLLALLLTRRRRTAKH, from the coding sequence ATGTCGACCGTCCTACACGGCCTACTGGCCGCTGCGTTAGCGATCCCCGCCGCACCCGCGATGCCGGCCGCCGCCACGCCACGAGACTGCGCCCTCGGGAACTTCACCGCACACTCCCAGGCCGACCTCGCCCGGATCGCGATCCTCAACCCGGGACCGCACGCCAAGGGACAACCGGCGCTCGCCGACCTCGGGCTCGCGACGGCCACCGGCACCGTGGACAGCGCGGCCCAGCCGTACCGCAGCGTCGCCACCGGCCGGCACACCGGCTCTCGGGTTCCCGGCCTGCCCGCCGGTGGCGCCTTCCACGCCGAGCCCAGCCGGAACGCGCCGTCCACGAAGGACCTCGCCCGATTCCAGGTCGCCGGACTCGCCACCGTCGGCGCCGGCCGGGCCACCGCCCACGCCACCTGGGACGACGACTACCGCTGCGGTCGGACCGGGCCGCTGACCAGGGCCGCGACCGCGCTCGGCGGACTGTCCGTGCTCGACGGCATGCACGCCGGACCGCACCGGAGCAGCCTGCTCACCGTCGGGCCGGCCGGCTCCGCACAGAGCGCCACCGACCTGCTCGAACTCGGACGGGGCCGGATCGGCGTACGCGCCAGTGCCGGGGTCGCCCTCAGCGACCTGACCCTCTTCGCCGGCACCCCGCAGCAGGTCTCGATCAAGGTGGTCACCCAGCCGACTCTGGAGGCGATCTCCGCCGGGGACCGGGCGCACTCCGGGGTCACCTACCGTCCGGCGATCGTCGAGGTGAAAGCTCTCGGGAAGCCCCGGCACCTGCTCAAGGACTCCGGTGCGGCCGTCTCGGTCGGGCTCCTCGGCGGATTCGAACCGGGGAATCCGGCAGAGCTCGAGACTCGGATCTCGCTCGGCCAGGTCCGGCAGAAGGTCGGCAGCCGGCAGGTTCAGGCGCAGGCGGCGGCGCTGCGGATCGAGGTGCGGCTCGGTGCGACGCGGCTGCTCGACGTGGCCCTGGGGCACCTGACGGTCGAGGCGTGCGCGCCGGACCAGATCCGGCAGGGCGGCGGCGCTCGGCCGGTTTCCGGTGGCGGCGATCGGCCGGCTTCCGGCGGCGGCGATCGGCCGCGGCCGGGGCCAGGGCCTGGTGACGACCGGCCCAAGCCTTTCCCGGGCGATTCCCCGGACGACGACTCGGATTCTCCGGACTCCGACTCCGACTCCGACTCCGACTCGGACTCGGACTCCCCGGACTCACCGGATGGCGATTCCACGGATGACTCCCCGGGTGTCACCTCGCCCTCGCCCTCGCCGTCATCGTCGCCTTCGCCGTCGGCCAGCCGGTCCGACACGCCCGCGCTGGTCCCGGCTCCCGCTCCGGGCCGTGACACGCTCGCCCTGACCGGTTCGGACGTGACGGCCTACGGCTACGCGGGCGGTGCCCTGGTCCTGGCCGGCCTTCTCGCGCTGCTGCTGACCCGGCGCCGTCGCACTGCGAAGCACTGA
- a CDS encoding sigma-70 family RNA polymerase sigma factor: MTESQIAVVGDLSELVRDAQRGRTGARDQLFSGHLPLIYNIIGRALRGHPDVDDLVQDTMLQAINGLPGLRDPDRFRSWLVAIAYRRVQGHLRARKMTLRRHLPEPVDVPDPAGDFAERTTAEMVVTDQRRELAEASRWLDDADRELLGLWWQEARGDLTRADLAAALDLRPKHAAVKVQRMKTQLELARAVVRALRAKPVCPELSSTIRFWDGTVDSVWRKRLARHVRDCPKCHVYQAGMVSPERLLLGIAALPVPVALWAGIQSAASGGATTPVLVASAHTVVLHKSLVATVAVTAVAGGGLSWAVYYEPAVPQRPPAAVATPATTPPAATNTAPPANSPSASGTPVQKAVSGLGVTRADIFVAPGGSDDGDGSRARPYASIAKAVATVKPGQTIALRAGTYRPPAPIEIGTSGEQEKRITISGYAGEKATIDASAIPADQWAITQRASWWTVRDLEVTGARNAAWTCLSCVDNLYQRLRVHDGAGAGLMLRDDGTAGNRVLDSDFWANQGSGLSVQFGRGDGNLVRGNRAWGNQRDGFDLGSFTSPVTVEYNWSYRNGSNGFALGGGSPAVNAAHTVRHNAAWANDGHGFVDEGNTAPIELGNNTAYDNKGLGFALTTAPAVLRRNVAIDNGQGDQALAAAAKPSSNSWQEPGVTLRSTDPAVAEGPRTALAGLPGTAFLQTGNGTGASMAGS, translated from the coding sequence GTGACGGAGAGTCAGATCGCGGTGGTGGGTGACCTCTCGGAGCTGGTCCGGGACGCCCAGCGGGGCCGCACCGGAGCGCGGGACCAGTTGTTCTCCGGCCATCTCCCGCTGATCTACAACATCATCGGCCGGGCGCTGCGCGGTCATCCGGACGTCGACGACCTGGTGCAGGACACCATGCTCCAGGCCATCAACGGGCTCCCCGGCCTGCGTGACCCGGATCGTTTCCGGTCCTGGCTGGTGGCGATCGCGTACCGCCGGGTACAGGGCCATCTGCGGGCCCGCAAGATGACCCTGCGGCGGCACCTTCCGGAGCCGGTGGACGTACCCGACCCGGCCGGTGACTTCGCCGAGCGGACCACCGCCGAGATGGTCGTCACCGATCAGCGGCGGGAGCTGGCCGAGGCGAGTCGCTGGCTGGACGACGCCGACCGGGAGTTGCTGGGGCTCTGGTGGCAGGAGGCCCGTGGCGACCTGACCCGGGCCGATCTGGCCGCCGCCCTCGATCTGCGGCCGAAACACGCGGCGGTCAAGGTCCAGCGGATGAAGACGCAGCTGGAACTGGCCCGTGCGGTGGTCCGGGCGCTGCGGGCGAAGCCGGTCTGCCCGGAGTTGTCGAGCACGATCCGGTTCTGGGACGGCACCGTCGACTCGGTGTGGCGCAAGCGTCTCGCCCGGCACGTGCGGGACTGCCCGAAGTGTCACGTCTACCAGGCCGGGATGGTCTCGCCGGAGCGGCTCCTGCTGGGCATCGCGGCGCTGCCGGTGCCGGTCGCGCTCTGGGCCGGGATCCAGTCGGCGGCTAGCGGCGGGGCCACCACTCCAGTTCTGGTAGCGAGCGCGCACACGGTCGTGCTGCACAAGAGCCTGGTCGCGACGGTCGCCGTGACGGCCGTCGCGGGCGGCGGGCTGAGCTGGGCGGTGTACTACGAACCGGCGGTCCCCCAACGGCCCCCGGCCGCGGTGGCGACGCCGGCCACCACACCACCGGCCGCGACGAACACCGCACCGCCGGCGAACAGCCCCAGCGCGAGCGGCACACCCGTGCAGAAAGCCGTGAGCGGTCTCGGTGTCACTCGCGCCGACATCTTCGTCGCGCCCGGCGGTTCGGACGACGGCGACGGCAGCCGGGCCCGCCCGTACGCCTCGATCGCCAAAGCCGTCGCCACCGTGAAACCGGGCCAGACGATCGCTCTGCGCGCCGGCACCTACCGCCCGCCCGCCCCGATCGAGATCGGCACGAGCGGAGAACAGGAAAAACGGATCACGATCAGCGGGTACGCCGGGGAGAAGGCGACCATCGACGCCTCGGCAATCCCCGCCGACCAGTGGGCGATCACTCAGCGGGCCTCCTGGTGGACGGTCCGCGACCTGGAGGTGACCGGCGCCCGTAACGCCGCCTGGACCTGTCTGTCCTGCGTGGACAACCTCTACCAGCGGTTGCGGGTGCACGACGGCGCGGGTGCCGGGCTGATGCTGCGTGACGACGGCACGGCCGGCAACCGGGTGCTGGACAGCGACTTCTGGGCCAACCAGGGCTCCGGGCTGTCGGTGCAGTTCGGTCGCGGGGACGGCAACCTGGTCCGGGGCAACCGGGCCTGGGGCAACCAGCGGGACGGTTTCGATCTGGGTTCGTTCACCAGCCCGGTGACGGTCGAGTACAACTGGTCGTACCGCAACGGGTCGAACGGTTTCGCCCTGGGCGGTGGCAGTCCCGCGGTGAACGCCGCGCACACGGTCCGGCACAACGCGGCGTGGGCCAACGACGGGCACGGTTTTGTCGACGAGGGCAACACGGCCCCGATCGAACTGGGCAACAACACCGCGTACGACAACAAGGGTCTGGGTTTCGCTCTGACCACCGCCCCGGCGGTGCTGCGCCGCAACGTGGCGATCGACAACGGACAGGGTGACCAGGCGCTGGCGGCGGCCGCGAAGCCGAGCAGCAACAGCTGGCAGGAACCGGGCGTGACGCTGCGGTCCACCGATCCGGCCGTCGCCGAGGGCCCCCGGACCGCGCTGGCCGGGCTGCCCGGCACCGCCTTCCTGCAGACCGGCAACGGGACGGGAGCCTCGATGGCCGGGTCATAA
- the ctaD gene encoding aa3-type cytochrome oxidase subunit I, producing the protein MALTTRPVRARTWPVRQPVRGSWLARTIRTTDAKQIGIMYLATAFVWFVLGGAMALLMRAELARPGMQMLSPEQYNQLFTMHGTIMLLFFATPIVFAFANYVVPIQIGAPDVAFPRLNAFAYWLYFFGGLIAFGGFLVPGGAADFGWTAYTPLSTWQHSPGVGGNMWVIGLALSGVGTILGAVNMITTVLCLRAPGMTMFRMPIMTWNILLTSVLVILVFPFLAAALFALAADRVLDAQVFNVDTGGPMLWQHLFWFFGHPEVYIIALPFFGIITEVIPVFSRKPVFGYKTLVAATILITMLSMSVWAHHMFATGQVLLPFFSLLSYLIAIPTGMKFFVWIGTMWRGQLTFETPMLFAIGFMVTFLLGGLTGVLLASPPVDFHVHDSYFVVAHFHYVLFGTIVFAVFAGVYFWFPKMFGRMLDERLGRVHFWLTFLGFHATFLVQHWVGNKGMPRRYADYLPSDGFTFLNTFSTIGSFVLGAATLPFLYNVWRSYRVGEPVAADDPWGHGNSLEWATSSPPPLRNFDRMPRIRSERPAFDHRFPQLAAGGQSVAGPPEGGARPLTSESTGGASYPEDSSDR; encoded by the coding sequence ATGGCGCTGACGACTCGCCCCGTGCGGGCCCGGACGTGGCCGGTGCGGCAGCCGGTCCGGGGCTCGTGGCTGGCCCGGACGATCCGGACCACGGACGCGAAGCAGATCGGGATCATGTACCTGGCCACGGCCTTCGTGTGGTTCGTGCTCGGTGGCGCGATGGCGCTGCTGATGCGGGCCGAACTGGCCCGGCCGGGGATGCAGATGCTGTCGCCGGAGCAGTACAACCAGCTGTTCACCATGCATGGCACGATCATGCTGCTGTTCTTCGCGACGCCGATCGTGTTCGCGTTCGCCAACTACGTGGTGCCGATCCAGATCGGCGCGCCCGACGTGGCGTTTCCACGGCTCAACGCGTTCGCGTACTGGCTGTACTTCTTCGGGGGTCTGATCGCTTTCGGCGGTTTCCTGGTGCCGGGCGGGGCCGCGGACTTCGGCTGGACCGCCTACACGCCGCTGAGCACCTGGCAGCACTCGCCGGGGGTCGGCGGCAACATGTGGGTGATCGGGCTGGCGCTGTCGGGTGTCGGCACGATCCTCGGCGCGGTCAACATGATCACCACGGTCCTGTGCCTGCGGGCGCCGGGGATGACCATGTTCCGGATGCCGATCATGACCTGGAACATCCTGCTGACCAGCGTACTGGTGATCCTGGTCTTCCCATTCCTGGCCGCCGCCCTCTTCGCGCTGGCCGCGGACCGGGTGCTGGACGCTCAAGTCTTCAATGTGGATACCGGCGGGCCGATGCTCTGGCAGCACCTGTTCTGGTTCTTCGGCCATCCCGAGGTCTACATCATCGCGTTGCCGTTCTTCGGGATTATCACCGAGGTCATTCCGGTCTTCAGTCGCAAACCGGTCTTCGGCTACAAGACCCTCGTTGCGGCCACGATCCTGATCACTATGTTGTCGATGAGCGTGTGGGCGCACCACATGTTCGCTACCGGGCAGGTGCTGCTGCCGTTCTTCAGCCTGCTCAGCTACCTGATCGCGATCCCGACCGGGATGAAGTTCTTCGTCTGGATCGGCACCATGTGGCGGGGGCAGCTCACGTTCGAGACGCCGATGCTGTTCGCGATCGGGTTCATGGTGACGTTCCTGCTCGGCGGCCTGACCGGGGTGCTGCTTGCGTCACCGCCGGTCGACTTCCACGTGCACGACAGCTACTTCGTGGTGGCCCACTTCCACTACGTGCTGTTCGGGACGATCGTGTTCGCGGTCTTCGCCGGTGTCTACTTCTGGTTCCCGAAGATGTTCGGGCGGATGCTCGACGAACGGCTCGGCCGGGTGCATTTCTGGCTGACCTTCCTCGGGTTCCACGCGACGTTCCTGGTGCAGCACTGGGTCGGCAACAAGGGCATGCCCCGGCGGTACGCGGACTACCTCCCCTCCGACGGGTTCACCTTCCTGAACACGTTCTCCACCATCGGCTCGTTCGTGCTCGGAGCCGCCACGCTGCCGTTCCTCTACAACGTGTGGAGGTCGTACCGGGTGGGGGAGCCGGTGGCCGCCGATGACCCGTGGGGGCACGGCAACTCGCTCGAGTGGGCGACGTCCAGCCCGCCGCCGCTGCGCAATTTCGACCGGATGCCGCGGATCCGGTCCGAGCGGCCCGCTTTCGATCACCGGTTTCCGCAGCTCGCGGCCGGTGGGCAGTCGGTGGCCGGCCCGCCGGAGGGTGGGGCCCGGCCACTCACCAGCGAATCCACCGGCGGTGCGAGCTATCCGGAGGATAGTTCCGATCGTTGA
- a CDS encoding DNA polymerase IV, whose amino-acid sequence MRGRASILHVDLDAMFAAVEQRDKPSLRGKPVIVGGVAGRGVVSTASYQARVFGAHSAMPMAQARRLCPPNTAYLSPRFVAYQRTSAVVMELLAGVSPLVEQVSIDEAFVDLAATDHDLSVAGVTALAHRLKAEIAIATGGVTGSIGAASSKLLAKIGSDLHKPDGLTVVAPGDELAVLHPLPVRRLGGVGPATEQRLHRSRIRTVGDLAAAPLEDLVDWFGTAHGHGLFRLARADDPRPVVSERETKSVSAEETFDVDVTDPARLLHELDLLATRVAARLRRSGLTGRTVNIKVRHPDFTTVTRAVTRDQPTDDGQLIAGLARRLLAEITTFGGIRLLGVGVSTLYDFAQDDLFSAAGEDPPTLDFPDQPLPAAPAFPSSPSSSSSSSLASPSASSSAPSSPLVGSSSAPSSPFAASSPVAVEEMRVWRPGQDVCHDEHGPGWVHGSGIGRVTIRFEGPTTPIGRVRTFFVNDPHLQPADPPDWTIPAPAAP is encoded by the coding sequence GTGAGGGGGAGAGCCAGCATTCTGCATGTCGACCTGGACGCGATGTTCGCCGCCGTCGAGCAGCGCGACAAACCCTCCCTGCGCGGCAAGCCGGTGATCGTCGGCGGGGTGGCCGGGCGGGGCGTGGTGTCCACCGCGTCGTACCAGGCCCGGGTCTTCGGGGCGCACTCGGCGATGCCGATGGCCCAGGCCCGGCGGCTCTGCCCACCCAACACCGCCTACCTGTCCCCCCGGTTCGTGGCCTACCAGAGGACCAGCGCCGTCGTCATGGAGTTGCTGGCCGGTGTCTCCCCGCTGGTCGAGCAGGTCTCCATCGACGAGGCCTTCGTCGACCTCGCCGCCACCGACCACGATCTCAGCGTGGCCGGGGTCACCGCCCTAGCCCACCGGCTGAAAGCGGAGATCGCCATCGCGACCGGTGGTGTCACCGGCTCGATCGGCGCCGCCTCCAGCAAACTCCTCGCCAAGATCGGCTCCGACCTGCACAAACCCGACGGCCTCACGGTCGTCGCGCCCGGTGACGAGCTGGCGGTCCTGCACCCGCTGCCGGTCCGGCGCCTCGGCGGCGTCGGACCGGCCACCGAGCAGCGCCTGCACCGCTCCCGGATCCGCACGGTCGGCGACCTGGCCGCGGCCCCCCTCGAAGACCTGGTCGACTGGTTCGGCACCGCCCACGGGCACGGCCTGTTCCGGCTGGCCCGCGCCGACGATCCCCGGCCGGTGGTCAGCGAGCGCGAGACCAAATCGGTGTCCGCCGAGGAGACCTTCGACGTGGACGTGACCGACCCCGCCCGCCTGCTGCACGAGCTGGACCTGCTCGCCACCCGGGTCGCGGCCCGGCTGCGCCGCTCGGGCCTGACCGGCCGCACCGTCAACATCAAGGTCCGGCACCCCGACTTCACCACGGTCACCAGGGCGGTGACCAGAGACCAGCCCACCGACGACGGCCAGTTGATCGCCGGTCTGGCCCGGCGCCTGCTCGCCGAGATCACCACCTTCGGCGGCATCCGCCTGCTGGGCGTCGGCGTCTCCACTCTCTACGACTTCGCCCAGGACGACCTGTTCTCCGCCGCCGGCGAGGACCCGCCCACCCTCGACTTCCCCGACCAGCCCTTACCCGCCGCACCTGCCTTCCCCTCGTCTCCCTCTTCCTCTTCTTCCTCCTCCTTGGCTTCTCCCTCGGCTTCTTCGTCCGCGCCTTCTTCGCCCCTCGTCGGGTCTTCGTCCGCGCCTTCTTCGCCCTTCGCCGCGTCTTCGCCGGTGGCGGTCGAGGAGATGCGGGTGTGGCGGCCGGGGCAGGATGTGTGCCACGACGAGCACGGCCCGGGCTGGGTCCACGGCAGCGGCATCGGCCGGGTCACGATCCGTTTCGAGGGTCCGACCACGCCGATCGGCCGGGTCCGCACCTTCTTCGTCAACGACCCGCACCTGCAGCCCGCCGACCCACCCGACTGGACGATCCCCGCTCCGGCCGCACCGTGA
- a CDS encoding RNA-guided endonuclease InsQ/TnpB family protein, which translates to MSTPVKRAFRFRFYPTSEQVGLLVRTFGCVRKVYNLALQARTAAWQERHERVNYAATSAMLTMWKKSEELAFLNEVSCVPLQQCLRHLQGGFTAFFGKRAGFPRFKSKRRSKASAEFTASAFRWRDGEPTLAKMTQPLPIVWSRPVPQDGVPSTVTVTRDSAGRWFVSMLFDDTITTLPATDTAVGLDAGLNHLITLSTGEKIDNPRHEHADRKRLARAQRAPARKEKGSRNRDKARLKVARIHARTADRRRDHLHQLTTRLVRETQTLVIEDLAVRNMVKNHRLARGISDAAWSQLRQLLTYKCAWYGRNLIVIDRWHPSTKLCSHCGHLLDTLPLGVRTWVCPGCGTLHDRDVNAARNILAAGPAVSACGTGVRPQRGNLRPGRQAVKQETRRATTGTPVP; encoded by the coding sequence ATGAGCACCCCCGTGAAGCGGGCCTTCCGGTTTCGTTTCTATCCGACGTCCGAGCAGGTCGGCCTGCTGGTGCGGACGTTCGGGTGTGTGCGCAAGGTCTACAACCTGGCCCTGCAGGCCCGCACCGCAGCCTGGCAGGAACGCCACGAACGGGTGAACTACGCCGCCACCAGCGCGATGCTGACCATGTGGAAGAAGTCGGAGGAACTGGCGTTCTTGAACGAGGTGTCGTGTGTGCCGTTGCAGCAGTGCCTGCGACATCTGCAGGGCGGATTCACCGCGTTCTTCGGGAAGCGGGCCGGGTTTCCGCGGTTCAAGTCCAAGCGCCGGTCGAAGGCGTCGGCGGAGTTCACCGCCTCGGCCTTCCGGTGGCGTGACGGTGAACCGACCCTGGCCAAGATGACCCAGCCTTTGCCCATCGTGTGGTCGCGGCCGGTGCCGCAAGACGGCGTGCCGTCGACCGTGACGGTGACCCGCGACAGCGCCGGCCGCTGGTTCGTGTCGATGCTGTTCGACGACACCATCACCACCCTGCCCGCCACCGACACGGCGGTAGGACTGGACGCCGGCCTGAACCACCTGATCACCCTGTCCACCGGGGAGAAGATCGACAACCCCCGCCACGAACACGCCGACCGTAAGAGACTGGCCCGCGCCCAGCGAGCGCCGGCCCGCAAGGAGAAAGGCTCCCGGAACAGGGACAAAGCCCGGCTCAAGGTCGCCCGTATCCATGCCCGGACAGCCGACCGGCGCCGTGACCACCTGCATCAACTGACGACTCGGCTCGTGCGTGAGACTCAAACGCTCGTGATCGAGGACCTGGCCGTCCGCAACATGGTCAAGAACCACCGTCTGGCCCGAGGAATCTCCGACGCCGCATGGTCGCAGTTGCGCCAACTGCTCACCTACAAATGCGCCTGGTACGGGCGGAACCTGATCGTCATCGACCGCTGGCACCCCTCGACGAAACTCTGCTCCCACTGCGGACACCTCCTCGACACACTGCCGCTGGGCGTACGGACGTGGGTGTGTCCCGGCTGCGGCACCCTCCACGACCGCGACGTCAACGCAGCGAGAAACATCTTGGCCGCCGGGCCGGCGGTGTCTGCCTGTGGAACTGGCGTAAGACCTCAACGGGGAAACCTCCGTCCGGGGCGGCAGGCTGTGAAGCAGGAAACCCGGCGGGCGACCACCGGAACTCCCGTCCCTTGA
- a CDS encoding ATP-binding protein, with amino-acid sequence MSPAQLPDLLLHVAVVRPVFLWGAPGIGKSSLVRDFAASLGLECVTLVGTQLAPEDLIGVPELRDGRSRFAPPESIARDEPYCLFLDELNSSGPDVQKAFYSLILDRRIGAYELPAGSIVIGAGNRSSDNALARPMASALVNRLIHVHLRASWNDWREWAERSGIHRWVLGYLTERPDHLWSAPPKVEESFSTPRSWHMLSDALHSYGDEIDAETLGLLAAGTLGPAHATAFGGYVKIVRHRYGLDAVVRGEAGWPSRPDDRDLLYFLAEAFRARLIKELPAGKNHASPSVRQFAHRAKAMLVELAELSLECGRLVIAPDGDGSPVLPAWFLVEVSRDLPRLVAART; translated from the coding sequence GTGTCCCCGGCCCAGCTTCCCGACCTGCTGCTTCATGTGGCGGTCGTGCGGCCGGTGTTCCTGTGGGGCGCTCCCGGCATCGGCAAGAGTTCGCTGGTCCGGGATTTCGCGGCGTCGCTCGGCCTGGAGTGTGTGACCCTGGTCGGCACCCAGCTGGCGCCGGAGGACCTGATCGGGGTGCCGGAGTTGCGGGACGGTCGCAGCCGGTTCGCGCCGCCCGAGTCGATCGCCCGCGACGAGCCGTATTGCCTGTTCCTGGACGAGCTGAACTCGTCCGGTCCCGATGTGCAGAAGGCGTTCTACTCGCTGATCCTGGACCGCCGGATCGGGGCTTATGAATTGCCCGCCGGATCCATCGTGATCGGTGCCGGCAACCGGTCCAGCGACAACGCACTCGCCCGCCCGATGGCGTCGGCCCTGGTCAACCGTCTGATCCACGTGCATCTGCGAGCGTCCTGGAACGACTGGCGGGAGTGGGCCGAGCGCAGTGGCATCCACCGCTGGGTGCTCGGCTATCTGACCGAGCGCCCGGATCACCTGTGGTCGGCGCCGCCGAAGGTGGAGGAGTCGTTCTCCACCCCGCGCAGCTGGCACATGCTCTCCGACGCGCTGCACTCCTACGGTGACGAGATCGACGCGGAGACGCTCGGGCTGCTGGCCGCGGGCACGCTGGGTCCCGCGCACGCGACCGCCTTCGGCGGCTACGTCAAGATCGTCCGCCATCGGTACGGGCTGGACGCGGTCGTCCGCGGTGAGGCCGGGTGGCCGTCGCGCCCCGACGACCGGGATCTGCTCTACTTCCTCGCCGAGGCGTTCCGGGCCCGGCTGATCAAGGAACTGCCGGCGGGCAAGAACCACGCCTCGCCGTCGGTGCGCCAGTTCGCGCACCGGGCCAAGGCGATGCTCGTCGAGCTGGCCGAACTGTCCCTGGAGTGCGGCCGTCTGGTGATCGCCCCGGACGGCGACGGCAGCCCGGTGCTGCCCGCGTGGTTCCTGGTCGAGGTGAGCCGCGACCTGCCGCGCCT